A window of uncultured Methanoregula sp. genomic DNA:
CAAGGGTTGCGGCCCGGACAACGAGCGGGCAGCCGTGCAGTTTTGCAATGGCACACATATCGCGGAAATTTTCCGCCGTTGCCGCGTGAATGAGCGGCCGGTAGGTGCCGCAGTGGACGAGAGCTGCCTTGTGGGCAGCCGGATCTTTTGCAATAAGAACGGGGGGGAGATGGGCTTCCACGCTCTCGACCGTTGCTACTGCCCGGGCAAATGTCTCCGGTGATCCGCTCGCATTCTCGATCGCAATCCCGTTGAACCGCAGATCGGAGCCGACCCGGGTGAAGGTCTCGTCCCTCACCCGTTCTGTTGTGGCAATGATCTCCGCATCGGTCATCGTATCCAGGACCCTGAAAACGATCCCGGGAGGATGGTAGAACGTCTTGTCATGCCGGTACAGGACGAACTCTTCACCCACCTTGAACGATCGGACACCGACTCCGACCTTGACAAGCCGGATGGGGGGCCTGGTCGACGCCCCGAGAACCGACTTTGCCTCCTCGCTTAAGTAAGGGCAGAGATCAACGTCTGCTTTCCCTCCGGCAAGTTTCATGGCGAACGTGAGGCAGGTGGGGTCGCCGCACTCCTTGCAGTTCTTCTTGGGCAGGAGTTTGTATATATCGAGAGCCTTGAGTGCCATCTTACTGCACCTCCGCAGAAGATGATGCACCTTTTTTCATATCGGCAAATGCTGCTTTCAGAAGCGGGATCGTCTTCGGGTGACGGACACAGATGATCTCGGATCCGGCTGCCGCGGCTGCAATTCCTGTATACAATTCCCACCGGACCGCCATCTCGTCCTGCAGGGCGGGTTCAGCCTCCCGGACTTCCTTGATGGTCAGCGTATCGGCAGCAGAGCAGATCATGGGCATGGCGAGATCGGCATCCCCCTTGAGGGCCGAGAACCGGATCCGCTCCATGGCCGAATAGGAATATTCGAAGCCGTACCCGAGCGTGCCGGTATAGGGATCGATGACGATATGATCGCGCTGGACGCCTATCTCCCGCAGGAGGATGTTGAGCTGCTTGGCAAGGTTGATGTCGATCGGGGACTGGGCGAGCACCGAGTGGTTGAAGGCAAGGGCTGCGGCTGCAATGCTGCGGTACCGGCTTGCCTCAGCAGTGCCGAGGAGGAGGCGCTCCCCCTGCCCGGCCTCGCCGCAGGCAAGGAAGACCTCGCTGTCGATCTTCGGCTCGTTGCTCCCCTCGATGATGAGCGGGAGCGTGGTTGAGGAGAGGACATCTGCAACCGTCTTCTTGACTGCAGGTATATCGGTAAAATTTCGCTGTTTCGTGCTTGTCAGGTACAGCCGGACCAGGTCGGCGCCGTACGAGGTTTCGGCGGTCTTTGCCCATTCGGTAACGCTGTTTGAAAGATCGCCGCAACAGGTGCGGATGAGGGCCGGCCAGAAAACCGGGTTGTCGCAGACCTCGAACGCGATGAGCGGGGCGGGGGAGCCGGGGACGGACTCCAGGAACGGGAGGGTCTTTCCCCCGCCAATACGGTACGAGACCCGGCGTGTACCGCCATCGGCCTTGGTTGCCCCGAGGGTCACGTCTCCGATTGCAGCGGACCAGTCAAAGGGAAGTTTGTATGCCATGATGCACCGTCACACCAGGGGTTTCATCTTCAGGGCCGGGTGCTGCACGCGCTCAAGGTACTCCATGAGCGCTTCGATGGTCCCGGCAGTGGTCTCATCGGCAATCTTCTCAAAGAGACCGGAAAGACCCCGTTCCTCCAGTTTCTTACTGAGCCGGACTTTCAGTTCCTCCTTGAGGGCGGCCGGCATCCAGACGAGCCGCTCGATCCCACCCTCTCCCTGCAGGAACCGGTCCGAGAGGACATAGTTCTTCGAGATCCCGGCAAAGCCCGGTGTCTGGGCCCCGCCGCCGATAGTGCCGGCAAGCGTGGAGAAGGTCATGCCCGAGGGGGTCATGCCCTTGTACTCCCGGTTCACGACCATGATCCCGTTCACCTCCGGCAGCATCAGGGCAATGGCCTCGAAACAGCCGCAGCAGGTCATAGGGTACTCCATCACGCTGTAGAGCGAGCACCGCTCGATCTCGCCATGGCTGGCTTTCTTGACAAAGCGGTTGACCCCCTCGAACTCCCCGTTCTGGGCATTGATGACTGCTCCTTTCTCGATGGGCTGGTTGGCGCCGGAAGGCGACATCTCGTATGCGATCTTGCCGTCAAGCCAGCTGATGGCCCCGCAGAGTGCGAGCCGCTCGGGTGTGATGACGCAGACGTGGTTCGGGGCAAAAGTCTGGCAGAGCGTGCAGGAGTAGTAGGTATTCACGTCGGCATCACGCATGCCCTTGATCCGTGCATCGCGCTCCTCGTACACTATCTCGGCATCTTTTTTTGCTTCAAGGACCTTTGCGCCGTCAGTGATCAGGGTTACTGAAACCGCATCGAGCAGCTGGGGGAAGTCCATCCGGAACTTGCTTGCCAGCAGCTTTCCTATATGCTCGATACGGACTCCTTTTGCCACCGCTTCCTTCGAGAGCCTCACCCAGATAAGATCGCGCTGGGCAACATGCCAGGATCCTTCGCCGTAATTCACGAAATTATGGATACGGCGTTCGAGCACCGGCTCGTAGTCCTTCTTCATGGTTTTCCCGGCAACCTCGATGATGATCGCCAGCGGGTTTGCGGAACCTTCCTTCAAATCTTCGATCTCGGGTCCGATGACGGTGACTTTCCCGTCCTCAATCTCCCCGGGCTCCCGCATACGGAGGAGTTCGAATGCCGGCGATCTCCCGCCGCCGAACTCCACGTACATCTCTTCTTTCCGGATGCTTTTGCCTTCGAATGCCGGGGAACAGCCCATAGGTATGGGGATGGCAGTTACGTTGACCCGGATCCCTTTCTCTTCCATGCCCCGGCTGACAACGGTGTCCGGAGTTGAAGAAATCCACGAGCCCCCTTCATACCCCCCAAGGGAGAGGATGGGGAACCCGAGCACCCGCATGCCGTCGGCAAATGCTATCTCGTCATCCGTTAAGCCGGGAAATACGATGACAATTGCCTTGGCCCGCTCGGCAGCGTACGAAAGAAGCCGGTGGGTGTCGCCGGGCGTTACGCCCCCGAACATCATGGCAACGCGGGCAACGATATCAACGAAATGGATCCCGTACGTTGGTGTGGAACCGAGCGGGATGAGGCGGTAGTCGAGACCGAGTTTGACACCCGCCCCGGACAGGGTCGGGACAACTTCTCCGGCAAGGAACGTGAGCATGTATTTTTCCTGCAGTTCCCGGCAGATGGCTGCCGCACTGCCGGCGCTCTCGGGCTTCCCGATCACAAGGGCAAGACCGAGGATGCTCCCGTCGACAAGCGAGTACCCGAGCTTGCGGATAACGGTGTCGCTGATGAAACCCGTGTACGGTTCGGGCTCCTTTCCGGCTTTCGCCGTCTTTTCGGCAAGCAGGCACTCCGAAGCAACGATCGGGTTGTTTGCGGTCTTTGCATACACTTCCGCTGCGGTCTTCTGTTCGTGAACGGCAATCCCGGTCAGCGCGTACGAGATCGGGAGATGGTATGCGGTCTCATCGTAAGAAAAAGATGTGTGAATATCCGAAATCCTTGCTTTCAGATCTTCCTCGCCGGTTTTCCTGGCCAGTTCCACGTCAGTCATCGTCTGGTTCCCTCTGATCATGGGTTGCCTTGTAATCTACATATACTTTCGTTATAGGGTAAAACCCCGTGATATGTCATAAAATAGCAAAAGAGCCCCCAATAACAAAAATATATATCATTTATAAATGCAATTCTCATTAACGAGAGGTACAATGATGGGTTTAACAAAACGCTCAATAATCTTTTCCATCTCTTTTTTGGTTGTTGCACTGCTTGTTGTCCAACCGGTTCTCGCGGATATTGCCAAGACAACCCCCGCAGTGACTGAAAAAATGTCGATTGCCTATCGCGGAAGCGGCGGGTTCTATATCGGGAACCCCATCACGTTCGATGGAACAAACGCTGCAGGCAATGTTACCCTGCTCAAGCTGACCGGTCCCGGCCTGCCTGCAGATGGCCTGCCCCTTTCCGATCTCACCGGCAGTAGCGGCTCCGGCAACACGGTTGATGTTAGCGCGGACGGATCCTGGAGATTCGTCTGGTACACTTCAAGTATCAAGGGGATTGAGCAGTTGCAGACCGCCCGGTACACCGTGACCGCATACGATCTCGCCCGTCCTGAATATGCAGCTGCCACACCCGTTTACTTAAGGAAACCCGAATTCTCCGTTACAGCAAACCCGAATGTGGTCAAGACAGGAGAATACGTGCAGCTTTTCGGCACTGCCGAGAACGGGGTCAGTTCCATCAAGATCGATGTAACGGATCTCTCCGGAAACGTTCTCCGTACCTTTGAGTCCGCAGTGAGTGCATCGGGGTACTTCAACAACGGCTTCCACGTGGATATGCCACCCGGCCAGTACCAGGTGATTATCACCAACCCCCTCACCAAGAAAACCTCGTGGACTGCTCTCACGGTCTCATCTCCTTCGCAGACAACGGTGACCGTTCCGGTGAGTACACCGGTGCCGCAGGTTACGATCACGGCCCCGTCAACCCCGGGAACTGTTCCCGTAACATCGTCTGCAGTTCCCCCGGTTACCCCGGCAGCAACTCCTGCACCTGCAGGGAACTCATCTCTTCCCATGTTTGCGCTTGCAGTCATTGGCGGGCTTCTGGTCATCTGCGTGATCCTGGTAATCCTGTATACCCAGAAAAAGGCGCCATAATTTTTTTTGAATCGTTGCCGGCATCAGGACCGGGTATCTCCGGCAACCATAATCTATTTTGGATACGGGCATCAACGCTACTACCACGACCGGTGTATTATCGTGAAAAAATTTTCCTTTGTCGCCCACATGCCCGACACCCCGGGATCCCTTCACCGGGCAGCGGAGATCATAAAAAAATATGAAGGGAATATCAACCGTATCCAGTTCGATCGCCGCATAGATCCCGGCACGGTTTTTTACGAGGTAACGGCATCGGATTCTTCCTATGAGAAAATTACCGGTGAACTCGCCTCCATCGGGTACCTGCAGACCTCGCTCAAACCCCTTGATTTTTTAAAGTTCTGCGTATCCCTTCCCAACCGCCCGGGAGCGCTCTATGAATTTCTTAATTACACGACCGCTGCAGGTGCCAACATCGCCCTCATTGATTTTGATGACAAGGGCCGGCACCCGGACCGGCTTACCGTGAGTCTCAACCTGGAACAGAGTGCCATTGTCGAGCGTCTCCTGGATACCTTAAAAAGCCTCTACCGGCTTGAGATCATCGAGTATGACAAGACCGGCAAACATCTCGACGACACGGTCTTTTACGTCCGGTATGCCCAGGCAGTCCGGAACCTTATCGGGGAATCGGAAGATGCGTTCCTTCTCTCCTTCCTGGGCGAGACCAACCATATCGCCCAGGAGCTGATGGACCGGGGATGCAACCCCCACCAGGTCTTCGAGAGCGTTCTTGCAACGGGCCAGACCATGCGGGCAACCTCCGGCGAACACTTTTACGCCGATGTCCAGAAGTTTGCGATAACTCCAAAGACCACGCTGTACTGTTTCCAGCCCCCCTGCGGAGGGAGCCTGTTCATCATTGATGCCCCTGAGGGGCGCGTGATGATCGATACCTGTTACGGGATTTATCACGCCGATATCATGGCAATGCTTGCTCATTACGGCCTTTCGGATCCGTCCAGGATCTCCCGCATCATCGTTACCCATGCCGATGCGGATCACTGCGGAGCCTCCGGGTTCTTTTCAGCGCCGGTGTACATGCACCATGCTACCCTCGAGATCATCCGGACCAATAACCGGGCATATGGTTCACGGAACGAAGAATCGGTTCTTGAAGAATTCTATACCAAGATGGTGAACCTGTTCTCGCAGTTCAATGTCCCGTCCGATGTCCAGTGTTTTACCGGTCCCACCGGGATAACCCGCGGGATCTTTCCGGTAATCGGTTCCTTCTCTGTGGGAGATATCAAGCTTGAGATCCTGGATGGTCTCGGAGGGCACACCTGCGGCCAGGTATTCCTGTATTCAAAAGACCAGGGTCTCATCTTCACGGCCGACAGCGTCATCAATTTTGCAAGCATGACAAAAGAGCGGGCGGATTACAGTTCCCTTGCGGCCTTTCTGGTAACCTCGGTGAATGTTGACAGCGATCTCGCAAACCGGGACCGGAAAGCCCTGCTTGCCCTTGCGGAAGAGACCGACCGCCTCCTCACTCCCGCCGGGAAGCGCTGTCTCATCTGCGGGGGCCACGGGGCGGTGTCCGTCCTGAACAACGGAAAGCTTGCTGCGTATGGCGAGATCGAGCGGTACGAAGCAGGGAACCATTCCCGCAAAGAATAATCTTTCAGACCGCTGCCCAATGGAGAATCGTCATTTTTGATCTTTTCTCCGTTCATTGTTTTTAACCGGAATGCTCCAAAGAGCGGCAGCTCGGGAAGACCGGTCTCATACAGCTGGGTAACTGGTGACGATGATCTCAAGAGTGCCGGATCTCCGCTCGCCATTGCAGTTGATGTACCGCTTGGCCGGGACCGTTGCTATGGAAAAATCTTGGTATAACTCCTCGATCTCCGGTACTTTTGAGTTGCTCAGCATAACATGCACGCCTTTATCTGACAGGCGCTGAAACGTCTTTGCGAGCCGCTCCTGGTCGGCAAACCTGAACCCCGATGCATGGTAATCCGTGAAGTTCGCGGTCTTCGAGACCGGGTGGTAGGGGGGATCGAAATAGACAAAATCCTCCCTTTTTGCGGTTTTTACGGTCTTCTCAAAATCCGCATGCAGTACGGTCACCTGCCGGAGCATGGCATGAAATTTCCGGATGGAGGCGTCGCCCGGAAGACTTTTTTTGGCGTGCCGCCCGAACGGGACATTGAACTCCCCCTTGCGGTTGACCCGCCATAACCCGTTGTAGCCGTGCTTGTTGAGGTAAACAAGAAGTGCAGCGCGGCGGATGGGTTTTTTATCGGATCCGGTCAGGTTGTTGAATTCCTGTCTGAGCTGCCGGTAGGATTCTTCGTCATTGGAGAGCTCGTCCCGTGCAAGCTCCTCAATCAAGTGTTCCGGCCGGTTCTTCACTACAAGGTACAGGTTGATGAGTTCTTCGTTGAGATCGGAGATAACTGCCCGGGATATCCGGTTCTGGTTTGCAAGACTGGCAAGGAGTGCGCCACCCCCGACAAATGGCTCAAAATAGGTATTCCACCCGTGGGGAAGCCGGGCATTGATCTCCTGGAGGAGCTGCCGTTTTCCCCCGGCCCATTTGACGAGCGGCGCTTTCACGTACTACAGTTTTGTCCACAATCCTTAAAGATCCTTCCCGCAGCACCGACTAAACCGGTGCACTGTTACGAAATTCTCATCTACTTTGTGAATGCATCTTTTGTGCGAGAAGCATGGAGAATCACCGGGTACAGGAAATGATGCTCCTGATGGCATCGAAGATCCGATCGATTGCACATTCACTTTCGTACGGGGACTGCGAGAACTTCATCAGGGAACTCCTCAAAGCAAAACGGATTTACGTTATCGGCGCCGGCCGGTCGGGGCTCGTTGCAAAGGCTTTTGCCATGCGCCTCATGCACCTTGGTCTCCAGGCTTTTGTTGTAGGCGAGACAATCACCCCGGCACTGAAGGAAGGGGACGTGATGGTCATCTTCTCGGGCTCGGGAAAGACCAAGACCGTTGCCGATATCGCCGAGACTGCGAAGGAGATCGGGGCCCACATCTGCCTCATCACCTCGAATGCCGATTCGCGGATCGGCAAAATCTCGGACTGCATCGTCATCATCGAGCACCAGCGCGATGCAGTTTTTGACGATGCTGCCGAGTTCGAGATCCGGCAGATGATGGGTGAGCACAAATCGTTTGCACCCCTTGGAACCCTCTTCGAGACCGCCTCCATGATCTTTGCCGATGCCGTCATCTCACGGATGATGGAAGTGACGAAAACCGACGAGTCGGCTCTCAAAACCCGGCACACCAATATTGAATGAGATAAGGAGCATTATGGGAATACAGTTCTCTGACCGGGTTCTCGGAATCGAGATCTCCGGTATCCGGAAGATCTTCGAGTCGGCCGGCCCCGACTCGATCAACCTGGGCCTTGGCCAGCCCGATTTCGATACTCCGCAGCATATCAAGGATGCCGCGATCAGGGCCATCCAGGAAGGAAAGACCGGCTACACTCCCAATACCGGCATACCTGAACTCCGCGAGGCTGTCTGCCGGAAGTTCAAATCGGAAAACAGTCTGGACTATACCCCCGATAACATCATCGTGACGGCCGGGGCGAGCGAGGCTCTCCATATCGTTATGCAGGCCCTTCTCCGCGAGGGCGACCGGGTGCTCTGCCCCGACCCGGGATTCGTCTCCTATGCATCCCTTGCAACCATGGCCGGGGGCCGGCCGGTCAGCGTCCCGCTGACAAAAACCCTGCATCTCGACGTAGAGGCCGCAAAGGAGCGGATGGACAATGCAAAACTCCTTGTCATCAACTCCCCGGGAAACCCGACCGGTGCCGTGGAGAGCAGGGAGTCCATCCGGGCTCTCGTGGAGTATGCGGGAGATAAGGGCGTCACGGTGATCTCAGATGAAGTGTACGAGCATTTCATTTACGGGAAAAAACACTGGAGCGCCGGAATGTTCGGGGACAATGTCATAACCATCAATGCCACGAGCAAGACCTATGCCATGACCGGCTGGCGCCTCGGGTACCTTGCCGCGTCTCCCGATATTGTCGGCCAGTGCCTCAAAGTCCACCAGTACTGCCAGGCCTGTGCCACAACCATCTCCCAGTACGCGGCAGTTGCCGCATACAACGGCGACCAGCATATGGTCGGAGTCATGCGCGACGAGTACCAGGCACGCCGGGATCTTATCTGCAAGGGGCTTGCCCGTCTCGGTTTTTCATTCCCGGTTCCCGAAGGTGCCTTCTATGCATTTGTCCCCATGAAACCGGAAGTAACCCAGAAGATCATCAATGCCGGCGTTGTAGTGGTTCCGGGTACGGCGTTCGGTGAGAACGCACCGGAGTATACCCGGTTCAGCTATGCCAATTCCCGGGAAAACCTCAACCGTGCCCTTGATAGGATACAACAGGCAACAGGTGAATGATATGGTAAAAGAACTCTTACAGAAATTATCCAATGCCCACGGGGTTTCGGGCAGTGAAGGAAGCGTCCTTTCGGTCATAAAGAAAGAGCTCAAAGGCCACGTGGACGAGATACGCGAGGATTCTCTCGGGAACCTGATCGCAACCAAGCGCGGGGGCAAGTTCTCCGTTATGCTTGCCGCCCATATGGACGAGATAGGCCTGATGGTCAAGTACGTTGACGACAAGGGCTTCATCCGGTTCGTTGCTCTCGGCGGCTGGTACGGGCCCACGCTTTACAACCAGCGCGTTGTCCTCCACACGTCAAAGGGTCCCCTGTTCGGTGTCATCGGCGGCAAACCGCCCCACATGATGGACGAAGAGGAGCGAAAACGCGGCGTGAAAGTCGACGATATGTTCATCGATGTCGGGGCAGCCAACAAGGAAGAAGTTGCCTATCTCGGCATAGATGTCGGGACACCGGTAACGATCGACCGCGAGTTCACGTCCCTTGCAAGCACCCGGGTCACCGGCAAGGCTTTCGACAACCGGGCCGGTGTCGCA
This region includes:
- a CDS encoding acetyl-CoA decarbonylase/synthase complex subunit delta translates to MAYKLPFDWSAAIGDVTLGATKADGGTRRVSYRIGGGKTLPFLESVPGSPAPLIAFEVCDNPVFWPALIRTCCGDLSNSVTEWAKTAETSYGADLVRLYLTSTKQRNFTDIPAVKKTVADVLSSTTLPLIIEGSNEPKIDSEVFLACGEAGQGERLLLGTAEASRYRSIAAAALAFNHSVLAQSPIDINLAKQLNILLREIGVQRDHIVIDPYTGTLGYGFEYSYSAMERIRFSALKGDADLAMPMICSAADTLTIKEVREAEPALQDEMAVRWELYTGIAAAAAGSEIICVRHPKTIPLLKAAFADMKKGASSSAEVQ
- the acsB gene encoding acetyl-CoA decarbonylase/synthase complex subunit alpha/beta, which codes for MTDVELARKTGEEDLKARISDIHTSFSYDETAYHLPISYALTGIAVHEQKTAAEVYAKTANNPIVASECLLAEKTAKAGKEPEPYTGFISDTVIRKLGYSLVDGSILGLALVIGKPESAGSAAAICRELQEKYMLTFLAGEVVPTLSGAGVKLGLDYRLIPLGSTPTYGIHFVDIVARVAMMFGGVTPGDTHRLLSYAAERAKAIVIVFPGLTDDEIAFADGMRVLGFPILSLGGYEGGSWISSTPDTVVSRGMEEKGIRVNVTAIPIPMGCSPAFEGKSIRKEEMYVEFGGGRSPAFELLRMREPGEIEDGKVTVIGPEIEDLKEGSANPLAIIIEVAGKTMKKDYEPVLERRIHNFVNYGEGSWHVAQRDLIWVRLSKEAVAKGVRIEHIGKLLASKFRMDFPQLLDAVSVTLITDGAKVLEAKKDAEIVYEERDARIKGMRDADVNTYYSCTLCQTFAPNHVCVITPERLALCGAISWLDGKIAYEMSPSGANQPIEKGAVINAQNGEFEGVNRFVKKASHGEIERCSLYSVMEYPMTCCGCFEAIALMLPEVNGIMVVNREYKGMTPSGMTFSTLAGTIGGGAQTPGFAGISKNYVLSDRFLQGEGGIERLVWMPAALKEELKVRLSKKLEERGLSGLFEKIADETTAGTIEALMEYLERVQHPALKMKPLV
- a CDS encoding MBL fold metallo-hydrolase, whose amino-acid sequence is MKKFSFVAHMPDTPGSLHRAAEIIKKYEGNINRIQFDRRIDPGTVFYEVTASDSSYEKITGELASIGYLQTSLKPLDFLKFCVSLPNRPGALYEFLNYTTAAGANIALIDFDDKGRHPDRLTVSLNLEQSAIVERLLDTLKSLYRLEIIEYDKTGKHLDDTVFYVRYAQAVRNLIGESEDAFLLSFLGETNHIAQELMDRGCNPHQVFESVLATGQTMRATSGEHFYADVQKFAITPKTTLYCFQPPCGGSLFIIDAPEGRVMIDTCYGIYHADIMAMLAHYGLSDPSRISRIIVTHADADHCGASGFFSAPVYMHHATLEIIRTNNRAYGSRNEESVLEEFYTKMVNLFSQFNVPSDVQCFTGPTGITRGIFPVIGSFSVGDIKLEILDGLGGHTCGQVFLYSKDQGLIFTADSVINFASMTKERADYSSLAAFLVTSVNVDSDLANRDRKALLALAEETDRLLTPAGKRCLICGGHGAVSVLNNGKLAAYGEIERYEAGNHSRKE
- a CDS encoding DNA adenine methylase, whose protein sequence is MKAPLVKWAGGKRQLLQEINARLPHGWNTYFEPFVGGGALLASLANQNRISRAVISDLNEELINLYLVVKNRPEHLIEELARDELSNDEESYRQLRQEFNNLTGSDKKPIRRAALLVYLNKHGYNGLWRVNRKGEFNVPFGRHAKKSLPGDASIRKFHAMLRQVTVLHADFEKTVKTAKREDFVYFDPPYHPVSKTANFTDYHASGFRFADQERLAKTFQRLSDKGVHVMLSNSKVPEIEELYQDFSIATVPAKRYINCNGERRSGTLEIIVTSYPAV
- the hxlB gene encoding 6-phospho-3-hexuloisomerase; its protein translation is MENHRVQEMMLLMASKIRSIAHSLSYGDCENFIRELLKAKRIYVIGAGRSGLVAKAFAMRLMHLGLQAFVVGETITPALKEGDVMVIFSGSGKTKTVADIAETAKEIGAHICLITSNADSRIGKISDCIVIIEHQRDAVFDDAAEFEIRQMMGEHKSFAPLGTLFETASMIFADAVISRMMEVTKTDESALKTRHTNIE
- a CDS encoding pyridoxal phosphate-dependent aminotransferase, yielding MGIQFSDRVLGIEISGIRKIFESAGPDSINLGLGQPDFDTPQHIKDAAIRAIQEGKTGYTPNTGIPELREAVCRKFKSENSLDYTPDNIIVTAGASEALHIVMQALLREGDRVLCPDPGFVSYASLATMAGGRPVSVPLTKTLHLDVEAAKERMDNAKLLVINSPGNPTGAVESRESIRALVEYAGDKGVTVISDEVYEHFIYGKKHWSAGMFGDNVITINATSKTYAMTGWRLGYLAASPDIVGQCLKVHQYCQACATTISQYAAVAAYNGDQHMVGVMRDEYQARRDLICKGLARLGFSFPVPEGAFYAFVPMKPEVTQKIINAGVVVVPGTAFGENAPEYTRFSYANSRENLNRALDRIQQATGE
- a CDS encoding M42 family metallopeptidase, translating into MVKELLQKLSNAHGVSGSEGSVLSVIKKELKGHVDEIREDSLGNLIATKRGGKFSVMLAAHMDEIGLMVKYVDDKGFIRFVALGGWYGPTLYNQRVVLHTSKGPLFGVIGGKPPHMMDEEERKRGVKVDDMFIDVGAANKEEVAYLGIDVGTPVTIDREFTSLASTRVTGKAFDNRAGVAMLIKTLKEVKSPLTIYGVFTVQEEVGLKGARTSAYSLDPDCAIATDVTIPGDHPGIDMKDAPVEMGKGPVVTIVDSSGRGLIASRKVVQWLRDAAESENIPVQYEVGSGGTTDATAIHLTKGGIPSTTLSIPSRYIHSPVEMIDMQDLEAGVNLLVAALKKKPAL